A genomic window from Silene latifolia isolate original U9 population chromosome 11, ASM4854445v1, whole genome shotgun sequence includes:
- the LOC141612491 gene encoding chloroplastic group IIB intron splicing facilitator CRS2-B, chloroplastic-like, translating into MLSAISAPTTSLIYPQKTHFSAKKLAPNCLKIRAVSSIDDKAGNSEYTPWLIVGLGNPGNKYHGTRHNVGFEMIDKISKREGIVLNTIQSKSLIGIGSIGEVPILLAKPQAYMNYSGESVGPLAAYYKIPLRHILLVYDEMSLPNGVLRIQPKGGHGHHNGVKSVMGHLDGQKAFPRLCIGIGNPPGTMDMKAFLLQKFSSTERKQIDAALEQGVEAVRCLVLGGFDDKITRFNLGQKYKYHKV; encoded by the exons ATGTTGAGTGCAATTTCAGCTCCTACAACTTCCCTAATTTACCCACAAAAAACCCATTTTTCAGCAAAAAAATTAGCTCCAAATTGCTTAAAAATCAGAGCTGTATCTTCAATTGATGATAAAGCAGGGAACTCAGAGTACACCCCATGGCTTATTGTTGGTTTGGGTAATCCTGGAAATAAATATCATGGTACCAGACATAAT GTCGGGTTTGAGATGATTGATAAAATCTCGAAGAGGGAAGGCATTGTACTGAACACCATACAGTCAAAGTCCTTGATAGGAATTG GTTCAATTGGAGAAGTTCCGATTCTCTTGGCAAAGCCTCAAGCATATATGAACTACAGCGGGGAATCA GTTGGGCCGCTTGCTGCTTATTACAAAATACCCTTGCGCCACATCTTGTTG GTTTATGACGAGATGAGCTTGCCAAATGGCGTCTTAAGGATTCAGCCTAAAGGAGGACATGGGCATCACAATGG GGTAAAGAGTGTGATGGGGCATTTAGATGGGCAAAAGGCATTTCCTCGGCTATGCATAG GCATTGGGAACCCGCCTGGAACCATGGATATGAAAGCTTTTCTTCTGCAAAAGTTCAGTTCGACCGAGAGAAAACAG ATCGATGCAGCTTTAGAGCAAGGTGTTGAAGCAGTGAGGTGCTTAGTGCTCGGTGGTTTTGATGATAAAATTACAAGATTTAATCTTGGTCAGAAATACAAGTACCACAAAGTCTAA
- the LOC141615407 gene encoding delta(7)-sterol-C5(6)-desaturase-like → MWDNSLDDEYRALFLKETTFYNDVVLSIFLPSVVQDKLPHFLLAWLRNFIGGSIVYFVPGLVWSFIIYYGSRNRYIPKDCVPSIKSMLLQIYVAMKAMPWYTLYVTLNEFVVESGWTKCFPRVSDVGWPFYLISVFSYLSFIEFGIYWMHRALHDIKPLYKLLHATHHIYNSQSTLSPFAGLAFHPLDGILQAFPHTISLFLIPIHFRTYVALLFLEGLWTTNIHDSIHGKIWPVMGSGYHTIHHTTYRHNYGHYTVLMDWLFGTLRKPTLDDDEPIKGS, encoded by the exons atgtgggacaattctctCGATGATGAGTATAGAGCTTTGTTCCTCAAGGAAACAACATTCTATAACGACGTCGTTTTGAGCATTTTCTTACCGTCGGTGGTGCAGGATAAACTTCCTCATTTTCTTCTAGCTTGGCTCCGAAACTTCATTGGTGGATCCATTGTTTATTTCGTTCCGGGTTTGGTTTGGTCCTTTATCATCTATTATGGGAGTCGCAATCGTTATATTCCCAAAG ATTGCGTACCGTCCATAAAATCAATGCTATTACAAATATATGTGGCAATGAAGGCGATGCCATGGTACACCTTATATGTAACTCTTAACGAGTTCGTAGTTGAGAGTGGATGGACTAAATGCTTTCCTCGCGTAAGCGACGTTGGCTGGCCGTTCTACCTTATCTCCGTCTTTAGTTATCTTTCGTTCATTGAGTTCGGGATTTACTGGATGCACCGCGCATTGCACGACATTAAACCACTCTACAAGCTCCTCCATGCAACTCATCACATCTACAACAGCCAATCCACTCTTTCTCCTTTCGCCG GTCTTGCATTTCATCCTCTAGATGGCATACTACAAGCCTTCCCTCATACCATATCGCTCTTTCTGATCCCGATCCATTTCCGGACTTACGTAGCCCTTCTTTTCCTTGAGGGCTTGTGGACAACCAACATTCACGACTCCATCCACGGCAAAATATGGCCGGTAATGGGCTCCGGCTACCATACCATCCACCACACCACTTACCGACATAATTACGGCCACTATACTGTTCTAATGGACTGGCTCTTTGGAACTCTTCGAAAACCAACTCTTGATGATGATGAACCAATTAAGGGCAGCTAA
- the LOC141612484 gene encoding uncharacterized protein LOC141612484: protein MVQLNLDPTSLILSQFSDPMNSNNTFQLINDFSYSIERGIRYNDYAQLRESKLQSKRLKLSEIESISEIPTSYYSQLVEKSVNSEEIEIPKSEYSPILKKSVGNDRVSAIPKPGFLRESVSFPVNSLQCEENVQICEIPKSEYSPILKKSVKFHGDLGKLEGNDRVSAIRKPGFMRKSVSFPVNSLQCEENDSPPLKKKHGYSPSRKENISSNVNRIPKVERSVTTPPYTAKRERMNESGSKYGGVGGGGKMGNSVEKPSSEMRKKMMVGRKSYASIEELKGLSIVAGNAINNNNNGESRTRKSNVLRKSTIFTSKYY, encoded by the coding sequence ATGGTGCAATTAAATCTTGATCCAACTTCACTAATTCTTTCTCAATTTTCTGATCCAATGAATTCAAACAATACTTTTCAATTAATCAATGATTTTTCATATTCAATTGAAAGAGGGATTAGGTATAATGATTATGCCCAATTGAGAGAATCAAAGCTTCAATcaaaaagactcaaactttcTGAAATTGAGTCAATTTCTGAGATACCCACTTCATATTATTCTCAATTAGTGGAGAAATCTGTCAATTCTGAGGAAATTGAGATACCCAAATCAGAATACTCTCCAATATTGAAGAAATCAGTGGGAAATGATCGGGTTTCTGCGATACCAAAACCCGGGTTTTTGAGAGAATCAGTGAGCTTTCCTGTGAATTCCTTGCAATGTGAGGAAAATGTGCAAATTTGTGAGATACCCAAATCAGAATACTCACCAATATTGAAGAAATCAGTGAAATTTCATGGAGATTTGGGGAAATTAGAGGGAAATGATCGAGTTTCAGCAATACGAAAACCCGGTTTTATGAGAAAATCAGTGAGTTTTCCTGTGAATTCCTTACAATGTGAGGAAAATGATTCACCACCATTGAAGAAAAAACATGGGTATTCACCATCAAGGAAGGAGAACATAAGTAGCAATGTGAATAGAATTCCTAAAGTTGAGAGAAGCGTAACAACGCCGCCATACACCGCGAAAAGAGAGAGAATGAATGAGAGTGGAAGCAAGtatggtggtgttggtggtgggggTAAAATGGGAAATTCAGTTGAGAAACCGAGTAGCgaaatgaggaagaagatgatggtggGGAGGAAGAGCTATGCAAGTATTGAAGAATTGAAGGGTTTGTCAATTGTTGCAGGAAATgccattaataataataataatggtgaaAGTAGAACAAGGAAGAGTAATGTGTTGAGGAAGAGCACTATTTTCACTTCAAaatattattga
- the LOC141612483 gene encoding uncharacterized protein LOC141612483, with amino-acid sequence MSEISSARTSSSLALTERKPQIQRTGGCVGIFFQLLDWNRRFAKKKFFPKKLLAPARTKVSKKFNADEKLPVTKHLLIADENSGGFPCKMKKKNGDCVMGFEGKKHEMKAPGLVARLMGLEAMPIAVNKSEKSSLEDDFKGNKGGNFNDGLKNMELSPEKANVRPQKLQKTGVSERRPVTRFGAEALQIRNVLTRSRKSQGNHPKFVSPVKSPKMGRNASRLIDVATRVLEPGIKASNRARCSISYPSSSVMEADEEELMSEVKRRVDFESQFCSNSSGVHVSNVQGGCSSCGNVFGRVDVTPVDYNLGERFFRGLDETRPRPAVYLENENDVVLLKPCRPIESDMIRHSIDPTQHQDQIPVNRIFTSQKNASRSGGFESRAQRSGQMVARDRDRVPPKSKFPNTHSRRVSSPANAIEEPKDFIALNRNIGQSRLRTPSKPDNRFETDRRFQTGKNDSLASQRNPIRRRRTLVTANRQPDSAASGSSSAEKSRSGPQIRTTNVGQSGPKIRPASPRGNKETTRSDVVSFTFKSPVKSSPGRSKSHNEVEFRRRDPMGSVNEESAMEEKGTGHPSRNYLGINEDGLGALLEQKLKELTHQVENEAASGFKPSARTTASILQELISALTMERPVSPDRADSECTDISDSISQANARSKRSSDALSRGIDHFSPGCVLDASFSNESCISSSNDDNSVKLAPAGSDLSDSASSVNLPQRSDIMMVSDLLTHASTMLEDANFVHAKLTPTKRDYMQDIILNTELLFGNAGGIHSSSRFIDFLLGPFLDELEVLVVAAWKNSIILGIEVKKEENPLRRFLLDCLIECLDVKYSRYINSGFGTWSKLPKTMNAEVLIKEFDEEVRKWISFAGMTRDEIIEKEMSISLGKWTNFEIETFEDGLEINQDIVQNLVDEIVNDLCASEINFC; translated from the exons TATTG ATTGCTGATGAGAATAGTGGAGGGTTTCCATgtaaaatgaagaagaaaaatggGGATTGTGTAATGGGTTTCGAGGGTAAAAAACACGAAATGAAAGCTCCCGGGTTAGTTGCTAGGTTAATGGGATTAGAAGCTATGCCTATTGCTGTTAATAAGTCTGAGAAGAGTTCTCTTGAGGATGATTTTAAGGGTAATAAAGGAGGGAACTTTAATGATGGGTTAAAGAATATGGAATTGAGTCCTGAAAAGGCGAATGTGAGGCCGCAAAAGCTTCAGAAGACGGGGGTGTCTGAAAGGAGACCGGTTACTAGGTTTGGTGCTGAGGCATTGCAGATTAGGAATGTTTTGACGAGGTCGAGGAAGAGTCAGGGAAATCATCCTAAGTTTGTGTCTCCTGTTAAAAGTCCTAAAATGGGGAGGAATGCTTCGAGGTTGATTGATGTTGCTACTAGGGTTTTGGAGCCTGGAATAAAGGCAAGTAATCGCGCTAGGTGTAGTATTAGTTATCCAAGCTCATCGGTTATGGAGGCTGACGAGGAGGAGTTGATGAGTGAGGTGAAAAGGAGAGTAGATTTTGAAAGTCAGTTTTGTTCTAATTCTAGTGGAGTGCATGTTTCTAATGTACAAGGTGGTTGTAGTAGTTGCGGTAACGTCTTTGGGCGAGTGGATGTGACACCGGTTGATTACAATCTCGGAGAGAGGTTTTTCCGTGGGTTAGATGAAACTAGGCCAAGGCCAGCTGTCTATTTGGAGAATGAAAATGATGTAGTTCTGTTGAAACCTTGTCGACCCATTGAAAGCGATATGATTCGACACAGTATAGATCCAACCCAACATCAAGACCAGATCCCCGTAAACAGGATCTTTACATCTCAGAAAAATGCTTCACGGTCAGGTGGGTTTGAATCTAGGGCACAAAGGTCAGGGCAGATGGTGGCTAGAGATAGGGACAGGGTCCCACCAAAGTCGAAATTTCCAAACACTCACAGTAGAAGAGTATCATCACCTGCCAATGCTATTGAAGAACCTAAAGATTTCATTGCTCTCAATCGAAATATCGGCCAATCTAGGCTACGGACTCCAAGTAAACCTGATAACAGGTTCGAAACAGATAGAAGATTTCAGACAGGAAAGAATGATTCTTTAGCATCTCAGCGTAATCCCATCAGGAGAAGGCGAACTCTTGTTACTGCTAACAGGCAGCCTGACAGTGCGGCATCTGGTAGTTCGTCAGCTGAAAAGTCGAGAAGTGGGCCGCAAATTCGTACCACTAATGTGGGTCAGAGTGGGCCTAAAATCAGGCCTGCCAGTCCAAGAGGAAATAAGGAAACAACTCGTTCAGATGTTGTGTCTTTCACTTTCAAGTCACCTGTAAAATCGAGTCCAGGGCGTAGTAAATCTCATAATGAAGTCGAGTTTAGGAGAAGGGATCCAATGGGGTCTGTCAATGAGGAGTCAGCCATGGAAGAGAAAGGCACCGGGCATCCTTCTCGGAACTATTTGGGAATAAACGAAGATGGCCTAGGCGCTCTTTTAGAACAAAAGTTGAAGGAATTGACACACCAGGTAGAAAATGAAGCAGCTTCTGGTTTTAAGCCCTCTGCAAGAACAACTGCTTCAATTCTTCAAGAGCTCATATCTGCCTTGACAATGGAGAGACCGGTTTCACCTGATAGAGCAGATTCAGAGTGTACCGACATTTCTGACAGCATTTCTCAG GCAAACGCAAGAAGCAAAAGATCATCAGATGCTCTTTCTCGTGGAATTGATCATTTTAGCCCAGGATGTGTGCTTGATGCATCATTTTCGAACGAAAGCTGCATTTCAAGTAGTAACGATGATAATTCAG TAAAATTGGCTCCGGCTGGTTCTGATCTTTCGGATTCAGCATCCTCAGTAAACCTTCCCCAAAGAAGTGACATCATGATGGTTTCTGATCTTCTAACTCATGCCTCAACTATGCTAGAAGATGCCAACTTTGTCCATGCCAAATTAACTCCGACCAAACGTGACTATATGCAAGATATCATTTTGAATACCGAGCTCCTATTTGGCAATGCCGGTGGTATACACAGTTCGTCCAGATTCATAGATTTTCTACTTGGCCCATTTTTAGATGAATTGGAAGTCCTTGTCGTTGCAGCATGGAAGAACAGCATTATTCTCGGAATTGAGGTGAAAAAGGAGGAAAATCCATTAAGAAGATTTCTTCTAGACTGTCTCATAGAGTGTTTGGATGTAAAATACAGTAGGTACATCAATTCCGGGTTTGGGACATGGAGCAAGCTACCGAAAACCATGAATGCCGAGGTTTTGATTAAAGAATTTGACGAAGAAGTCAGGAAATGGATAAGCTTTGCAGGAATGACTCGAGATGAGATAATCGAGAAGGAGATGAGCATTTCTTTGGGTAAATGGACAAATTTTGAGATTGAAACATTTGAAGATGGTCTTGAGATCAATCAAGATATTGTTCAGAATTTAGTTGATGAAATTGTGAACGATCTATGTGCCTCTGAGATTAACTTTTGTTGA